The proteins below are encoded in one region of Buttiauxella gaviniae:
- the zntB gene encoding zinc transporter ZntB, translating into METIKGYQLKVPDAVFAWQLDGRGGVDTIEDTDAIDAEHPGWLHLNYTHSDSANWLATTPLLPNYARDALAGESLRPRVTRIGEGTLITLRCINGSTDERPDQLVAMRLYIDERLIVSTRQRQVLALDDVVNDLKEGAGPVDSGSWLVDVCDALTDHASEFIEQLHDKIIDLEDNLLDQQIPPRGYLALLRKQLIVMRRYMAPQRDVYARLSSERLPWMTDDHRRRMQDISDRLGRGLDEIDACIARTAVMTDEIAQVMQEAMGRRTYTMSLMAMVFLPSTFLTGLFGVNLGGIPGGGWHFGFSLFCIMLVVLIGGVAWWLHRSKWL; encoded by the coding sequence GTGGAAACCATCAAGGGATATCAGCTAAAGGTGCCAGATGCCGTATTTGCCTGGCAATTGGATGGCAGAGGTGGGGTCGATACTATCGAGGATACCGATGCGATTGATGCCGAGCATCCCGGCTGGCTGCATTTGAATTACACCCATAGCGACAGTGCTAACTGGCTTGCTACAACGCCCTTACTGCCCAATTACGCCCGTGACGCGCTGGCCGGGGAAAGTTTACGCCCTCGGGTGACGCGCATCGGTGAAGGCACGCTCATTACTCTGCGGTGTATTAATGGCAGTACGGATGAACGGCCTGACCAACTGGTGGCTATGCGTTTGTATATTGATGAGCGGCTTATTGTCTCTACGCGACAACGGCAAGTGCTGGCCCTGGATGACGTGGTGAACGATCTCAAAGAGGGCGCGGGCCCCGTTGATAGCGGCAGTTGGCTGGTGGATGTTTGCGATGCGCTAACTGACCATGCCAGCGAATTTATTGAACAACTGCATGACAAAATTATCGATCTCGAAGATAACCTGCTGGACCAACAGATCCCGCCGCGCGGCTATCTGGCGTTGCTGCGCAAGCAGTTGATCGTGATGCGCCGTTATATGGCTCCCCAGCGTGATGTCTATGCCCGGCTTTCCAGCGAACGTTTGCCGTGGATGACGGACGACCATCGCCGGCGCATGCAGGACATCTCTGACCGGTTAGGGCGTGGGCTGGATGAAATTGATGCCTGTATCGCACGCACCGCCGTGATGACCGATGAAATTGCGCAAGTTATGCAAGAAGCGATGGGGAGACGAACCTATACCATGTCATTAATGGCGATGGTGTTTTTACCGAGCACATTTTTGACAGGGTTGTTTGGCGTGAACTTAGGAGGCATTCCCGGGGGCGGCTGGCATTTCGGCTTTAGCCTGTTTTGCATAATGTTGGTGGTTCTTATAGGCGGTGTTGCCTGGTGGTTACATCGTAGTAAATGGCTGTAA
- the ttcA gene encoding tRNA 2-thiocytidine(32) synthetase TtcA, with protein MTSQKEIYNLNKLQKRLRRNVGEAIADYNMIEDGDRIMVCLSGGKDSYTMLEILRNLQQSAPISFSLVAVNLDQKQPGFPEHILPEYLESIGVEYKIVEENTYGIVKDKIPEGKTTCSLCSRLRRGILYRTATELGATKIALGHHRDDILQTLFLNMFYGGKMKGMPPKLMSDDGKHIVIRPLAYCREKDIERFATAREYPIIPCNLCGSQPNLQRQVIGEMLRDWDKRYPGRIETMFSAMQNVVPSHLCDTELFDFKGLKHGAEVVDGGDLAFDREELPMQPAGWQPEEDDSEAPLQRLDIIEIK; from the coding sequence ATGACCAGTCAAAAAGAAATTTACAATCTCAACAAATTACAAAAACGCCTGCGCCGTAACGTGGGTGAAGCTATTGCAGATTACAACATGATTGAAGACGGCGACCGCATCATGGTCTGCCTGTCCGGCGGCAAAGACAGCTACACCATGCTGGAAATTCTGCGTAATTTGCAGCAAAGCGCGCCGATTAGTTTCAGCCTGGTTGCCGTCAACCTCGATCAGAAACAGCCGGGTTTCCCTGAACATATCCTGCCGGAATACCTGGAAAGCATTGGCGTTGAGTACAAAATCGTCGAAGAGAATACCTACGGCATCGTGAAAGATAAGATCCCGGAAGGCAAAACGACCTGCTCACTGTGTTCCCGTTTGCGTCGTGGCATTCTTTATCGTACGGCAACGGAATTAGGCGCAACGAAAATCGCTCTTGGCCACCATCGCGACGACATCCTTCAGACGCTGTTCCTGAACATGTTCTATGGCGGCAAGATGAAAGGCATGCCACCAAAACTGATGAGCGATGACGGAAAACACATTGTGATTCGTCCCCTGGCCTATTGCCGTGAAAAAGATATCGAGCGTTTTGCTACCGCGCGTGAATACCCAATTATTCCGTGCAACCTGTGTGGTTCGCAGCCTAACCTGCAACGCCAGGTGATTGGCGAGATGCTGCGTGACTGGGATAAACGCTATCCTGGCCGCATCGAAACCATGTTCAGCGCCATGCAAAACGTGGTGCCTTCACATCTGTGTGACACTGAGCTGTTTGATTTTAAAGGGCTTAAACACGGTGCCGAAGTGGTTGACGGCGGGGATTTAGCGTTCGACCGCGAAGAACTGCCGATGCAACCTGCGGGCTGGCAGCCAGAAGAAGACGACAGCGAAGCACCTCTCCAGCGTCTCGACATCATCGAAATCAAATAG